The Chryseobacterium nakagawai genome has a segment encoding these proteins:
- a CDS encoding GIY-YIG nuclease family protein codes for MEIVLIIILLLLVFYAFGKSGTLKKESLKKDTKIANLNRENSQLKTDVLKLQTDKGVLSKKNAELLQHNDALRKYQDIIDVKLECEYLLQKAQRDGLKIKARAELELSDAQGQAREMRRNVKELTEKRSREIELLYENAVYEAKRIVDNAEIRAESIGGDAYRSLREADQIAERVKAMKNVIKGYGNEYLIPTYTLLDELAEDFGHKEAGENLKKLRQNNKLMIVSRQAGICDYMDESRRNTAIDFVIDAYNGKADSILSSVKKDNFGTLKQKMDDAFQLVNFNGQAFRNARISEVYHSARVEELKWAVVAQELKWQEQEEQRQIREQIREEERARKEYEKAIKEAEKEELTLKRLIEKAESQVARANEEQKLQFQQKLEELQQKLTQAEEKNQRAISMAQQTRTGNVYIISNIGSFGEDVYKIGMTRRLEPLDRVRELGDASVPFEFDVHAMIYCDDAPALEKQLHRKFLKRQLNKINPRKEFFKLNIHEVRSYLESMGISCKWTLSAEAKQYRETLKLEEEMKTNKQLEAEWEQYQEIEDPVTYDEVMSEE; via the coding sequence ATGGAAATCGTATTAATTATTATTTTGCTTCTGTTAGTGTTTTATGCATTTGGAAAATCTGGAACATTAAAAAAAGAATCTCTTAAAAAAGATACTAAGATTGCAAACCTGAACCGTGAAAATAGTCAATTAAAGACTGATGTATTAAAATTACAGACAGATAAAGGTGTTTTAAGCAAAAAAAATGCAGAGTTATTACAACACAATGATGCTTTAAGAAAATATCAGGATATCATTGATGTTAAATTAGAGTGTGAATATCTATTGCAAAAAGCACAGAGAGATGGTTTGAAGATAAAGGCAAGGGCAGAACTGGAACTTTCTGATGCACAGGGACAGGCACGAGAAATGCGTAGAAATGTAAAGGAACTGACTGAAAAAAGATCTAGAGAAATTGAATTACTGTATGAAAATGCTGTATATGAGGCTAAGCGTATTGTTGATAATGCAGAAATAAGGGCCGAATCAATTGGTGGTGACGCGTACCGAAGCTTAAGAGAAGCCGATCAGATTGCAGAGCGGGTTAAAGCCATGAAAAATGTCATCAAAGGCTATGGAAATGAATATTTAATACCAACCTATACTTTACTGGATGAGCTGGCTGAAGATTTTGGACATAAAGAAGCTGGAGAAAATTTGAAGAAACTGCGTCAGAATAATAAGCTTATGATTGTAAGCAGACAAGCTGGAATTTGTGATTATATGGATGAATCAAGAAGGAACACAGCTATTGATTTTGTTATTGATGCTTATAACGGAAAAGCAGACTCTATTTTATCTTCCGTAAAAAAAGACAATTTTGGAACATTGAAACAAAAGATGGATGATGCTTTCCAATTGGTTAATTTTAACGGGCAGGCCTTTAGAAATGCAAGAATCTCAGAGGTATATCACAGCGCTAGAGTTGAAGAATTAAAATGGGCAGTTGTTGCTCAGGAACTGAAGTGGCAGGAGCAGGAAGAGCAAAGACAAATTCGGGAACAGATCCGTGAAGAGGAGAGAGCCCGTAAGGAATATGAAAAAGCTATTAAAGAAGCTGAAAAAGAAGAATTGACTTTAAAAAGATTGATTGAAAAAGCAGAATCTCAGGTCGCAAGAGCAAATGAAGAGCAAAAGCTGCAATTTCAACAGAAATTGGAAGAGCTACAGCAGAAGCTTACTCAGGCAGAAGAAAAAAATCAAAGAGCTATATCCATGGCTCAACAGACCAGAACAGGAAATGTGTATATTATTTCCAATATTGGGTCATTTGGAGAAGATGTTTATAAAATTGGTATGACAAGACGTCTGGAACCTTTAGACCGTGTCCGGGAATTAGGAGATGCCAGTGTTCCATTTGAATTTGATGTTCACGCGATGATCTATTGTGATGATGCACCGGCATTGGAAAAACAATTGCACCGGAAGTTCTTGAAAAGGCAGCTTAATAAAATCAATCCAAGAAAAGAGTTTTTTAAATTAAATATCCATGAGGTAAGAAGTTATCTGGAATCTATGGGAATTAGCTGTAAATGGACCCTATCTGCGGAAGCCAAACAATATCGTGAAACTTTGAAGCTTGAAGAAGAAATGAAAACGAATAAACAACTTGAGGCTGAATGGGAACAATATCAGGAAATTGAAGATCCTGTTACGTATGATGAAGTAATGAGTGAGGAATAA
- a CDS encoding class I SAM-dependent methyltransferase has protein sequence MQEEKIDFLHHNESAWDKQALEQNKWSQAVSSELINEAKEGKWEVHLTPKPLNKAWLGDIKGKKILCLASAGGQQAPVLAAVGAEVVVFDISEEQLRQDDKVAERDGLSLKTVQGDMRDLSAFENESFDIVFHPISNHYVEDVNPVWKEAYRVLKKGGSLLSSFFNPIVFVADRNPQDMAEGIIRPKYTLPYADIRDLNQKQIARKMENQEALVFGHSLSDLIGGQLKAGFVIADFTEEMQPHPRFLIDKYLPTFIATKAVKLN, from the coding sequence ATGCAAGAAGAAAAAATTGACTTTTTACACCACAATGAGTCAGCCTGGGACAAACAGGCATTGGAACAGAATAAATGGTCTCAGGCAGTAAGTTCAGAATTAATTAATGAGGCAAAGGAAGGGAAATGGGAAGTACATCTTACCCCAAAACCTTTAAATAAAGCCTGGTTGGGAGATATAAAAGGAAAGAAAATTTTGTGTCTGGCATCTGCAGGTGGGCAGCAGGCTCCGGTGCTAGCTGCTGTGGGAGCAGAGGTTGTTGTGTTTGATATTTCGGAAGAGCAGCTGAGACAGGATGACAAGGTAGCAGAACGCGACGGATTATCCCTGAAAACGGTCCAGGGAGATATGAGAGACCTCAGTGCTTTTGAAAATGAATCTTTTGATATCGTTTTCCATCCCATCTCCAATCATTATGTGGAAGACGTAAATCCTGTCTGGAAAGAAGCTTACAGAGTCTTAAAAAAGGGTGGTTCTTTATTGTCCAGTTTTTTCAATCCGATTGTTTTTGTAGCGGACCGTAATCCACAGGATATGGCAGAAGGAATCATCAGGCCTAAATATACTTTGCCTTATGCAGATATCAGAGACCTGAATCAGAAGCAGATTGCCAGGAAAATGGAGAATCAGGAAGCACTGGTTTTTGGACATTCTCTTTCTGATCTGATTGGTGGCCAATTAAAGGCCGGTTTTGTGATTGCCGATTTTACAGAAGAAATGCAGCCCCATCCAAGATTTTTAATTGATAAATACCTGCCCACCTTTATAGCAACAAAAGCGGTAAAACTAAACTAG
- a CDS encoding Crp/Fnr family transcriptional regulator: MYFAMDKSTINNYFHSLFSIKDEVVEKITETFKPFELKANDIVLDQNTISTKTYFLEKGYVRSYLLNEDNEEITTNIYAAPCFVNDFLSFFRQQPTKEIYQAVTDCMFWETGLENVQYNFHNIPEFREFSRLLFVLNYHNIHDRLIEMASQKASTRYSNLMKKDPNIFQHVPLKVIASYLGIKDSSLSRIRRDIHK, translated from the coding sequence TTGTACTTTGCAATGGATAAATCAACGATCAATAATTATTTTCATTCCCTGTTCAGTATTAAAGATGAAGTGGTTGAGAAAATTACAGAAACCTTCAAACCGTTTGAGCTGAAAGCTAATGATATTGTGTTGGATCAGAATACCATCAGCACTAAAACCTATTTTCTGGAAAAAGGTTACGTTCGTTCTTATCTGCTGAATGAAGATAATGAAGAAATTACCACAAATATTTATGCTGCCCCTTGTTTTGTGAATGATTTTTTATCCTTTTTCAGGCAGCAGCCCACCAAAGAGATCTATCAGGCTGTTACAGACTGTATGTTCTGGGAAACCGGTTTGGAGAATGTACAGTATAATTTCCATAATATTCCTGAATTCCGGGAATTCAGCAGGCTGCTTTTTGTCTTGAACTATCACAACATTCACGACAGACTGATTGAGATGGCGAGCCAGAAGGCTTCTACCCGGTATTCTAATCTGATGAAGAAAGATCCCAATATTTTTCAACATGTTCCGCTTAAAGTAATTGCTTCCTATCTTGGAATTAAGGACAGCTCATTAAGCAGAATCAGAAGAGATATTCATAAATAA
- a CDS encoding ketopantoate reductase family protein has protein sequence MNKKHIVVVGLGGVGGYFGFKINQINETSGKYTVSFVARGETYDKVKENGLVLLSPEHPNDRTRPNAIEENISDIKNPDLVLICVKEYDLENVCKQLKEVITKETIVLPMMNGADIYDRIRKIIPCHIILPTCIYVASHIKERGTVEHKGKAGKMIVGRDPEHFSSDVAWVTELLEESKIDFDFKDNSLTDIWTKFIFIASFGLVTAKHNSSIGIVCTDERQKAEATEIMKEIKQIADKKQIHLSEDIIERTFEKASTFPFETPTSLQLDIHSGKKDNELELFAGAVLKYGADVHLDTPFTQKIYHEIKGK, from the coding sequence ATGAACAAAAAACATATTGTAGTTGTAGGATTAGGAGGCGTAGGGGGATACTTTGGTTTTAAAATCAATCAGATTAATGAAACTTCCGGGAAATATACTGTTTCTTTTGTGGCTAGAGGAGAAACTTATGATAAAGTAAAAGAAAATGGATTAGTATTACTTTCACCGGAACATCCCAATGACCGGACTCGCCCTAATGCGATTGAGGAGAATATCAGCGATATTAAAAATCCCGATCTGGTTTTGATCTGTGTAAAAGAATATGATCTTGAAAATGTCTGTAAACAACTTAAAGAGGTTATTACCAAAGAGACAATAGTACTTCCCATGATGAATGGAGCAGACATTTATGACAGAATCCGAAAAATAATTCCATGCCACATTATTCTGCCAACCTGTATTTATGTAGCGTCTCATATTAAAGAAAGAGGGACAGTGGAACATAAAGGAAAAGCTGGGAAAATGATTGTAGGAAGAGATCCTGAACATTTTTCAAGTGATGTTGCATGGGTAACAGAGCTGCTTGAAGAAAGCAAGATTGACTTTGACTTTAAAGATAATTCCTTAACCGATATCTGGACGAAGTTTATTTTCATTGCCAGCTTTGGACTGGTAACAGCCAAACATAATTCATCCATAGGAATAGTATGCACTGATGAACGGCAGAAAGCTGAAGCAACGGAAATTATGAAGGAAATAAAACAGATTGCAGATAAAAAACAAATTCATCTTTCGGAAGATATTATAGAAAGAACTTTTGAAAAAGCATCTACATTTCCTTTTGAAACTCCAACATCCTTACAGTTAGATATTCATTCCGGAAAGAAAGATAACGAACTGGAATTGTTTGCCGGAGCGGTTTTAAAATATGGAGCAGATGTTCATCTTGATACACCTTTTACTCAAAAGATATATCATGAAATTAAAGGAAAGTAA
- a CDS encoding alpha/beta fold hydrolase, with protein MKPVLFFLVMLSALLSAQTDVPKLKKEYIQLLEKSNYGNNPKAGKYYDINGIKMYCETYGEGQPLLLIHGNGGSIVDFSKQIPYFSKHYKVIVADSRAQGKSIDKGDALTYEMMADDYATLLQTMKIDSAFVMGWSDGGINGLLLSMRHPEKVKKLIVTGANLRPDSTAVQPDVFKRVSDNYAKFKEVFANKKNKTDLDDMVFKLKRLLSEQPNIDPKALKSIKVPVLVIGGDNDVIKPEHTLEIFRNIPKANLWILPNSGHATLVVYTDEFNAKADTFFKTKFRTIKDRDREF; from the coding sequence ATGAAACCGGTATTATTTTTTCTCGTTATGCTTTCTGCTTTATTATCAGCTCAGACAGATGTTCCAAAGCTCAAAAAAGAATATATTCAGCTTTTAGAAAAATCCAATTATGGTAATAATCCAAAAGCTGGTAAATATTATGATATTAATGGAATCAAAATGTATTGTGAAACCTATGGAGAAGGCCAGCCCTTGCTTCTCATCCATGGAAACGGAGGTTCAATTGTAGATTTTTCTAAACAAATTCCCTATTTTTCCAAACATTATAAAGTGATTGTTGCCGATAGCAGAGCACAGGGAAAATCAATAGATAAAGGAGACGCTCTTACTTACGAAATGATGGCTGATGATTATGCGACACTCCTTCAGACAATGAAAATTGATTCTGCTTTTGTGATGGGCTGGAGTGACGGAGGAATTAACGGGCTTTTGCTAAGCATGAGACATCCGGAAAAGGTAAAGAAACTTATTGTTACCGGAGCTAATTTAAGACCGGATTCTACAGCAGTACAACCTGATGTATTTAAAAGAGTGAGTGATAATTATGCAAAATTTAAAGAGGTTTTTGCCAACAAAAAAAACAAAACAGATCTGGATGATATGGTTTTCAAGCTTAAAAGATTATTGAGCGAACAGCCCAATATAGATCCAAAAGCTTTAAAGAGCATTAAGGTTCCTGTTCTTGTAATTGGAGGAGATAATGATGTGATAAAACCGGAACATACCCTGGAAATCTTCAGAAATATCCCTAAAGCCAATCTTTGGATTTTACCCAATTCAGGACATGCTACTTTAGTGGTTTATACAGATGAATTCAATGCTAAAGCAGATACTTTTTTTAAAACAAAATTCAGAACTATTAAAGATCGGGATCGTGAGTTTTAA
- a CDS encoding 4Fe-4S dicluster domain-containing protein produces the protein MAIKITDDCINCGACEPECPNSAIYEGAIDWRWQDKTKLSGHITFPDGTEADAGAYNQAVSDEVYYIVSGKCTECKGFHEEPQCKAVCPVDCCIDDPDHRESDEVLFDRQKFMHEV, from the coding sequence ATGGCAATTAAAATAACTGATGACTGTATCAATTGCGGAGCCTGTGAACCGGAATGCCCAAATTCAGCCATTTACGAAGGCGCCATCGACTGGCGTTGGCAGGATAAAACCAAACTTTCGGGTCATATCACCTTCCCGGATGGAACTGAAGCTGATGCTGGCGCTTATAATCAGGCGGTTTCGGATGAGGTCTATTATATAGTCTCTGGAAAATGTACGGAATGTAAAGGTTTTCATGAAGAACCTCAGTGTAAGGCTGTTTGCCCTGTAGACTGCTGTATTGATGATCCGGACCATCGTGAAAGTGATGAAGTATTATTTGACCGGCAGAAATTTATGCATGAAGTTTAA
- a CDS encoding 2Fe-2S iron-sulfur cluster-binding protein, producing the protein MKDEITITVTDQTGIQHTLICPLEMGLTLKDICKAYELPMEAMCGGMAMCATCHCYILNGAASLSEKNDVEEALLSELFTTKETSRLACQIYLTGQMDGLSIEIAAN; encoded by the coding sequence ATGAAAGACGAAATAACAATTACAGTGACAGATCAGACCGGTATTCAACATACCCTGATCTGTCCACTGGAGATGGGACTTACTTTAAAAGACATCTGTAAAGCCTATGAACTTCCTATGGAAGCCATGTGTGGTGGTATGGCGATGTGTGCCACCTGTCATTGCTATATTCTGAATGGAGCGGCCTCATTATCTGAGAAAAATGATGTGGAAGAGGCCCTTCTTTCAGAATTATTCACCACCAAGGAAACCAGCAGATTGGCATGTCAAATCTATCTGACTGGTCAAATGGATGGACTCTCCATAGAAATTGCAGCAAATTAA
- a CDS encoding NAD(P)/FAD-dependent oxidoreductase, with product MIETDILIIGAGPAGLFTVFEAGLLKMHCHIIDALPQMGGQLSELYPKKPIFDIPGFPSVLAGDLIDNLYEQIKQFEPGFTFNETAVHLLKLEENLFEVITDKGTKHRAKAVVIAGGLGSFEPKKPPIENISLYEDRGVNYFIKRPEDYAGKRVVIAGGGDSALDWTIHLAEKASSLTLIHRRNEFRGALDSVEKVKKLKHEGKINLVTPAEVIGLKGENSLQEIVVEKEGAIQIIEADHFIPLFGLVPKLGPLADWGLELEKNAIKVDNSTDFQTNIGGVYAVGDINTYPFKMKLILCGFHEAAIACQSIYQRLNPNKKFVLKYTTVSGVEGFDGTRKQAEKQVVATID from the coding sequence ATGATAGAAACAGATATACTGATCATTGGTGCCGGCCCTGCAGGGTTATTTACGGTTTTTGAAGCCGGCCTTCTCAAAATGCACTGTCATATTATTGATGCATTGCCACAGATGGGAGGCCAGTTATCAGAATTATATCCCAAGAAACCCATTTTTGATATTCCGGGATTTCCGAGTGTATTGGCTGGTGACCTGATTGATAATCTTTATGAACAGATCAAACAGTTTGAACCCGGATTTACATTTAATGAAACCGCTGTACATCTCCTGAAACTGGAAGAAAATCTTTTTGAAGTAATTACAGATAAAGGAACAAAACATAGAGCAAAGGCTGTTGTAATTGCCGGTGGCTTGGGAAGTTTTGAACCTAAAAAACCACCTATTGAAAACATTTCCTTGTATGAAGACCGTGGTGTCAATTATTTCATAAAACGTCCGGAAGATTATGCAGGAAAGCGTGTGGTGATTGCCGGAGGTGGAGATTCTGCCCTGGACTGGACTATACATCTTGCGGAAAAAGCATCATCATTGACTTTAATTCACAGACGAAATGAATTCAGAGGAGCTCTGGATTCAGTAGAAAAAGTAAAAAAATTAAAGCATGAAGGAAAGATCAATCTGGTGACTCCGGCAGAGGTTATTGGCCTTAAAGGCGAAAATTCTCTACAGGAAATTGTAGTGGAAAAAGAAGGAGCCATTCAAATCATTGAAGCCGACCATTTTATTCCTTTATTCGGATTGGTTCCTAAGCTTGGACCTTTGGCTGACTGGGGACTGGAACTTGAAAAAAATGCAATTAAAGTGGATAACAGTACAGATTTCCAGACCAATATTGGAGGCGTTTATGCTGTAGGCGATATCAATACTTATCCTTTTAAAATGAAGCTAATCTTATGTGGGTTTCATGAAGCCGCCATTGCTTGCCAAAGCATTTATCAGCGGCTGAATCCTAATAAAAAGTTTGTTTTAAAATACACTACCGTAAGCGGTGTTGAAGGTTTTGACGGAACGAGGAAACAAGCAGAAAAACAAGTAGTAGCAACGATTGACTAA
- a CDS encoding NADPH-dependent FMN reductase: MKAIIFNGSLERRTESTSGLISAYLSEQLKALGIHTDVFTLADSGIPLFDVTLNKTPLAVERMTQMFQDADLHFWLAPLYHGSIPGVMKNCLDWLEVTANTYEPYLTDKTIGLLCWADGLQAMQGINAMDAIAKSLRAWPLPFSVPILRTSLFDNENPKQISAFYSGKLDKLISIATTKKIEKTIINQS; the protein is encoded by the coding sequence ATGAAAGCAATCATATTCAACGGATCTTTGGAAAGAAGAACAGAATCCACTTCCGGACTGATCTCTGCTTACCTATCAGAGCAGCTGAAAGCGCTTGGAATTCACACTGATGTTTTTACGCTTGCAGATTCCGGAATTCCTTTATTTGATGTCACACTCAACAAAACACCTCTGGCTGTTGAACGGATGACACAAATGTTTCAGGATGCAGATCTTCATTTCTGGCTAGCTCCACTCTATCATGGAAGTATTCCGGGAGTAATGAAAAATTGCCTAGACTGGCTGGAAGTAACAGCTAATACCTATGAGCCTTATCTTACAGACAAAACCATAGGTCTGTTATGCTGGGCAGATGGGTTACAGGCCATGCAGGGAATCAATGCGATGGATGCCATTGCCAAATCATTACGGGCATGGCCTCTTCCTTTCAGTGTTCCGATTCTCAGAACATCATTATTTGACAACGAGAATCCAAAGCAGATCTCAGCATTTTATTCCGGTAAACTTGATAAGCTTATCAGCATAGCTACCACAAAGAAAATAGAAAAAACGATAATAAATCAATCATAA
- a CDS encoding DUF2480 family protein has protein sequence MDTQTFVNKAKASGIIAFDFLDYKPTTEIVELDIKNHLFMGMIVKEKEFKESIAAVDYSVYKNKAVGIICSTDAIIPPWAYMFLMEKLSPYAAYVDLNNAETVLLDLWKRRLIYADLRHFKNQKVVVRANTSHDPALYLLATELLKPLVKSLMYGEIGLPKVIFKK, from the coding sequence ATGGATACCCAGACTTTCGTAAATAAAGCAAAAGCTTCCGGCATTATTGCTTTTGACTTTTTAGACTATAAACCCACTACTGAGATTGTGGAATTAGATATCAAGAATCATCTTTTTATGGGAATGATCGTCAAGGAAAAGGAATTTAAAGAATCAATTGCAGCAGTAGATTATTCTGTGTACAAAAACAAAGCTGTTGGAATTATTTGTTCAACCGACGCTATTATTCCGCCTTGGGCTTATATGTTTCTCATGGAAAAACTATCTCCTTATGCTGCTTATGTAGATTTAAACAACGCTGAAACCGTTCTCCTTGATCTCTGGAAGCGTCGTCTAATTTATGCAGACCTAAGACATTTTAAAAACCAGAAAGTAGTTGTTAGAGCTAATACCTCCCATGATCCTGCGCTGTATTTATTAGCCACTGAACTTTTAAAACCATTAGTCAAAAGCCTGATGTATGGCGAAATAGGGTTACCCAAAGTAATTTTCAAAAAATAA
- a CDS encoding superoxide dismutase → MKPFTLPQLSYAYDALEPFIDKNTMTIHHQRHHQAYVDNLNAALEQTHETNPDLDSLLQRISEYSPAVRNNGGGHFNHSLFWEILSPQPKLIPEGKLNEVIVSTFGSLEELKAEMKKAGLGQFGSGWVWLYIKFNGSLAVSSTPNQDNPMMDILPVNRGFPILGIDVWEHAYYLAYQNKRADYLDSFWSVLDWASVEKKYEEALSKIR, encoded by the coding sequence ATGAAACCATTTACACTACCTCAATTATCTTATGCTTATGATGCTTTAGAGCCATTTATCGATAAAAATACAATGACTATTCACCACCAGCGTCACCATCAGGCCTATGTAGATAATCTGAATGCGGCTTTAGAACAGACCCATGAAACCAATCCTGATCTTGATTCCTTATTACAAAGAATCAGTGAATATAGTCCGGCCGTAAGAAATAATGGTGGTGGGCATTTCAATCATTCTTTATTCTGGGAAATCCTCTCTCCACAACCTAAATTAATCCCTGAGGGAAAACTGAATGAAGTTATTGTCTCCACCTTCGGAAGTCTTGAAGAACTTAAGGCAGAAATGAAGAAGGCAGGACTTGGGCAATTTGGATCCGGCTGGGTTTGGTTGTATATAAAATTCAATGGATCTCTTGCGGTAAGTTCAACACCTAATCAGGACAATCCTATGATGGATATTCTTCCGGTGAACAGAGGATTTCCAATCCTTGGAATTGATGTTTGGGAACATGCCTATTATCTGGCTTATCAGAACAAAAGAGCAGATTACCTGGATTCTTTCTGGTCTGTATTAGATTGGGCATCTGTAGAAAAAAAATATGAAGAAGCTCTTTCAAAAATAAGATAG
- a CDS encoding helix-turn-helix transcriptional regulator has translation MKKPAADRILMFLKMRGEATSLLIAKELSITKEGARKHLLNLAEAGLIEPTMKSEGVGRPSTYYILTDKGLAQFPDTHAEVTVQLLKSVKNILGENALDLLISDREKNTHERYEKALAKTKNLEQRLEVLAEARSKEGYMAEWKKEGKEYFLIENHCPICAAATECQGFCRAELSNFQSLIGKEYTVERVDHIISGGQRCVYKISQ, from the coding sequence ATGAAGAAACCGGCAGCAGATCGTATCCTGATGTTTTTAAAGATGCGAGGGGAAGCTACTTCACTTCTGATTGCTAAAGAATTATCCATCACGAAAGAGGGAGCGAGAAAGCATTTACTGAACCTTGCAGAAGCCGGATTGATTGAACCGACAATGAAGAGTGAAGGAGTGGGCCGGCCATCTACTTATTATATTCTTACGGATAAGGGACTGGCTCAATTTCCGGACACTCATGCTGAAGTAACGGTTCAGCTTTTGAAATCTGTAAAAAATATTTTAGGGGAAAATGCATTAGACCTGTTAATTAGTGACCGGGAAAAAAATACCCACGAGCGATATGAAAAGGCCCTTGCTAAGACAAAAAATTTAGAACAACGCCTGGAGGTTCTTGCCGAAGCCCGAAGCAAAGAAGGATATATGGCAGAATGGAAGAAAGAAGGAAAAGAATATTTCCTGATCGAAAATCATTGCCCGATTTGTGCGGCGGCTACAGAATGCCAGGGATTTTGTAGGGCGGAACTATCAAACTTTCAGTCATTGATTGGTAAGGAATACACTGTAGAAAGGGTAGATCATATTATTTCCGGGGGACAACGATGTGTGTATAAGATCAGCCAATAA
- the hxpB gene encoding hexitol phosphatase HxpB — translation MVLKAVIFDMDGVLVDSEGFWAKAEQEVFSSYGVQITDDLAAQTKYMTTTEVTEFWYRKFPWENLDVSSVEQEVVSKVIELIQTENCTISGIQEFIKDLKGKEYKIGLATNAPLRVADAVLEKLQVRECFDTIHSSEFEEQGKPHPAVYLTSAQQLGILPEHCIAIEDSHSGLKAAKAAGMKTIVFTNNDESIDFEHADFKILNFTSAQWPVF, via the coding sequence ATGGTTTTAAAAGCTGTGATTTTTGATATGGACGGAGTTCTTGTAGACTCTGAAGGTTTCTGGGCGAAGGCAGAGCAGGAGGTATTCTCTTCTTATGGAGTTCAGATAACTGATGATTTGGCTGCACAGACCAAATATATGACTACAACAGAGGTTACAGAGTTCTGGTACAGGAAATTTCCATGGGAAAATTTGGATGTGTCTTCGGTAGAACAGGAAGTTGTATCTAAAGTAATTGAACTGATTCAAACTGAGAATTGTACCATATCCGGGATACAAGAATTTATTAAAGACCTTAAAGGTAAAGAATATAAAATAGGACTGGCTACCAATGCCCCTTTACGTGTTGCAGATGCTGTTCTTGAAAAACTTCAGGTTCGTGAGTGTTTTGATACCATTCACTCATCAGAATTTGAGGAACAGGGGAAACCTCATCCAGCTGTATATCTTACGTCTGCTCAACAATTAGGGATATTACCTGAGCATTGTATTGCGATTGAAGACAGCCATTCAGGATTGAAAGCCGCTAAAGCAGCCGGAATGAAAACTATTGTTTTTACCAATAATGATGAAAGTATAGATTTTGAGCACGCGGATTTTAAAATTCTGAACTTTACATCAGCTCAGTGGCCTGTTTTTTAA
- a CDS encoding RNA polymerase sigma factor, with the protein MNLTDSTLLKKIKSGDRPAFMLLYDRYWDSLYRFVFVRTKDKEASEELLQNLWIKILENTEMIQTDESESAKGYLLRHLHYRILDYYNSFKKALPTLSIDEFDIPSEIDISDTEYFEILEENEISVLLSMIDEVVSHLPTTEQQVYDMRIRKNMSVNETAEALGISNKTVSNKLSKSLGEIREQLNPDYQSSKKLISILMLMELLTKY; encoded by the coding sequence ATGAATCTAACAGACTCTACTTTATTAAAGAAAATAAAATCAGGCGACCGCCCTGCATTTATGCTGTTGTATGACCGATATTGGGATAGTTTATACCGCTTTGTATTTGTAAGGACAAAGGATAAAGAAGCCTCTGAAGAGCTGCTTCAGAATTTATGGATAAAGATCCTTGAAAATACAGAGATGATACAAACGGATGAATCGGAAAGTGCAAAAGGTTACCTGCTCCGACATCTTCATTATCGTATCCTTGATTATTATAATAGCTTTAAAAAAGCTCTGCCCACATTGAGTATTGATGAATTTGATATCCCTTCAGAAATAGATATTTCAGACACTGAGTATTTTGAGATTCTTGAGGAAAATGAGATCTCGGTCTTACTATCTATGATTGATGAAGTAGTTTCTCACCTTCCAACCACTGAACAGCAGGTCTATGATATGAGGATCCGAAAAAATATGTCTGTTAATGAAACAGCGGAAGCACTTGGAATAAGCAATAAGACGGTTAGTAATAAACTAAGCAAATCCCTTGGTGAAATTCGCGAACAGCTTAATCCGGATTATCAATCTTCTAAAAAATTAATATCCATTTTAATGCTGATGGAACTCCTCACAAAATATTGA